From Methanobacterium congolense, one genomic window encodes:
- a CDS encoding PKD domain-containing protein, translated as MKKYIFLTISFLMILGLCGSAAAAETGSNYMNLTVANDNGARFSDLNDSYTFFNRSADGVNALKITDNSSAATGKVVNTTSQSGTFYITSIGGKGYEDDVILMLAVNGTVPANFQLHVTASGYQWTPKSGAPSVGDLSYNSTTLDETFYASDFIYGPQIYKPCNLVNYPIYEYQNMTNSSNTFMILFIDLYAGILNNAALNDMGMVKIQYSFQNLPVNSLAAFNAFSYRKANAAVQWTNKVNVLGGTEIGTSGYNVLGAAPTAAFSANTTSGSAPLNVQFTDSSIGTPTSWLWDFGDGVTSTEQNPTHTYTKPGNYTVTLTTSNAAGSSTQTTKITVLKSDVYVNIIPSNSNPQIGDTVTYKFKLGNNGPGIAKNVTFTYTIPEGLEYEGAIVDQGTVTYNTTTRTLTWNLGDVAVGDPNLWLQLKVLQAGNYNIQPTVTVGGTTLESNINSLQVNAASPSTETVNAATTTKTVPMKTTGMPITALISALLMIGSGIAISRKK; from the coding sequence GTGAAAAAATATATATTTCTGACAATCAGCTTCTTAATGATTCTTGGTTTATGTGGGAGCGCAGCTGCTGCTGAAACAGGTTCAAATTATATGAACTTAACTGTGGCCAATGATAATGGAGCCAGATTCAGTGACCTCAACGACAGTTATACTTTCTTTAATAGAAGCGCTGATGGAGTTAATGCTTTAAAAATAACTGATAATTCCAGCGCCGCTACTGGAAAGGTGGTAAATACTACTTCACAGTCTGGAACTTTTTATATTACAAGTATTGGAGGTAAAGGTTACGAAGACGATGTTATTTTGATGCTGGCTGTTAACGGTACTGTGCCTGCTAATTTTCAGCTTCATGTAACCGCGAGTGGATATCAGTGGACACCGAAATCAGGAGCTCCATCTGTTGGAGATCTGAGTTACAATTCCACAACACTCGATGAAACGTTCTACGCCTCAGATTTTATCTACGGCCCCCAGATTTACAAGCCATGCAACCTCGTGAATTATCCGATTTATGAGTATCAGAACATGACTAACTCGTCCAACACATTCATGATCCTGTTCATAGACCTCTATGCTGGAATTCTGAACAACGCAGCACTGAACGACATGGGAATGGTAAAAATACAGTATTCATTCCAAAATCTCCCAGTGAATAGTTTGGCAGCTTTCAATGCATTTTCCTATAGGAAAGCAAACGCTGCAGTTCAATGGACCAACAAGGTTAACGTTCTGGGAGGAACAGAAATAGGGACTTCAGGTTACAATGTGCTTGGAGCAGCACCAACTGCAGCTTTCTCTGCAAACACAACGTCTGGCTCCGCACCATTAAATGTGCAGTTCACAGACAGTTCCATAGGAACTCCAACCTCGTGGCTTTGGGACTTCGGAGACGGCGTAACAAGCACAGAACAGAACCCCACACACACCTACACCAAACCAGGAAACTACACAGTAACACTCACAACAAGCAACGCAGCAGGTAGCAGCACACAGACCACCAAAATCACAGTTCTAAAATCTGATGTCTATGTGAATATAATACCTTCAAATTCCAACCCACAGATCGGGGATACCGTAACCTACAAATTCAAACTAGGTAACAACGGACCAGGAATAGCCAAGAACGTAACATTCACATACACAATACCAGAAGGACTCGAATACGAAGGTGCAATTGTGGACCAGGGAACCGTAACCTACAACACAACAACCAGAACACTAACCTGGAACCTAGGCGACGTAGCAGTCGGAGACCCTAACCTATGGCTACAACTCAAAGTACTACAAGCAGGCAACTACAACATACAACCAACAGTCACAGTAGGAGGCACAACCCTAGAAAGCAACATCAACTCTCTACAGGTAAACGCAGCCTCACCAAGCACAGAAACAGTGAACGCAGCAACAACAACCAAAACAGTACCAATGAAAACCACAGGAATGCCAATAACAGCCCTAATATCAGCACTACTCATGATAGGTAGTGGAATAGCCATAAGCAGAAAAAAATAA
- a CDS encoding SBBP repeat-containing protein yields the protein MKIKITMLLMVMFLAIILSGAASAAYTGTTPTNYTIFSNESLNGNEIATDSAGNIYVTGSTSNADYNITHGTCTTNNSTTNTLSSGDAYIAKYSSNGTLIFATVIGGTGSDTGNGIAVDKNGNIYITGQTKSTDLPVTSNAYQKTLNGGSDAYIIELSADGTQLLYCTYLGGNSTEKVGARVEYGTKIKVDSSGNIYLTGQTNSADFPTTTGAYKTQIGSNNGYYYGDAFLTKFNSNWTMIYSTLLGGNTTDDIPYGFVIDNQSNVWITGKTTSSDFPLTSNAYQTTLTYTDAFLSEISADGSQLVYSTYFGGSLTDYGYAITTDSQGNIYITGQTTSANLATTGTYQSTKKGSGDAYIAKFSSDGSLVWCTLFGGTGLEDARAITIDSQGNIYITGRTSAAIPSTFNAIQTSYMGGTWDAFIAKLNANGTALLYASLLGTKSTDCGNGVSVDNLGNVYVVGTGGFALTKIATAPDVTVDPVGGLFNTTQTVTLTAINTTNSTDTIYYTTDGTDPTNSITRTQYNGPITINTTTTLLYAAADSLGNWSPVYNETYTIDTKAPTVSANPVGGLFNSTQTVTLTADDNTATTYYTTDGTDPKTSSTRTVYNGPIAINGTTTLLFAAVDTAGNWSPVYNETYQIKSDVYVNITPSNSNPQVGDAVTYKFKLGNNGPGIAKNVTFTYTIPEGLEYEGSTVDQGTVTYNATTRTLTWNLGDVAVGDPNLWLQLKILQAGNYNIQPTVTVAGTTLESNINSLQVNAASPTTTDPETVNAATTTQTIPMKTTGMPIAGLISALLLIGSGLTINRKK from the coding sequence ATGAAAATCAAAATAACAATGTTATTAATGGTCATGTTCCTTGCAATCATACTTAGTGGGGCAGCCTCAGCGGCATACACAGGCACGACTCCAACCAATTACACAATTTTCTCAAACGAAAGCCTCAATGGAAATGAAATTGCAACTGACAGTGCGGGAAACATCTACGTCACAGGATCAACTTCAAACGCAGATTACAACATAACCCACGGAACTTGCACAACAAACAACAGCACAACAAACACCCTATCCAGCGGTGATGCCTATATAGCCAAATACAGCTCAAATGGAACACTCATATTCGCCACAGTAATCGGAGGAACCGGTAGTGATACAGGAAATGGAATTGCAGTTGACAAAAATGGGAACATCTACATAACCGGACAAACCAAAAGTACAGATCTCCCAGTGACAAGCAACGCATACCAAAAAACCCTCAACGGAGGATCAGATGCATACATAATCGAACTCAGCGCAGACGGAACCCAACTACTCTACTGCACATACCTAGGAGGAAATTCCACCGAAAAAGTAGGGGCCAGAGTAGAATACGGCACAAAAATCAAAGTTGACAGCAGCGGAAACATTTACCTAACCGGACAAACCAACAGTGCAGACTTCCCAACAACAACAGGAGCTTACAAAACACAAATAGGAAGTAATAATGGATATTATTATGGAGATGCTTTCCTGACAAAATTCAACTCCAACTGGACTATGATCTACAGCACCCTCTTAGGAGGAAACACAACAGATGACATTCCATATGGATTTGTAATTGACAACCAAAGTAACGTATGGATAACAGGAAAAACTACAAGCTCTGATTTTCCATTGACAAGTAATGCATACCAAACAACCTTAACTTATACTGATGCTTTTTTAAGTGAAATCAGCGCAGATGGGAGCCAGTTAGTTTACTCCACATACTTTGGAGGAAGTCTTACCGATTATGGATATGCAATCACAACCGACAGCCAAGGAAACATTTACATAACTGGGCAAACCACAAGTGCAAACCTTGCCACAACAGGAACGTACCAATCAACCAAAAAAGGTTCCGGTGATGCGTACATCGCTAAATTTAGCTCTGATGGAAGCTTAGTTTGGTGCACCCTCTTTGGAGGAACTGGTCTTGAAGATGCACGTGCAATCACAATTGACTCTCAAGGAAATATTTACATCACAGGACGAACCTCCGCCGCTATCCCATCAACGTTTAATGCAATTCAAACAAGTTATATGGGAGGTACATGGGACGCATTTATAGCTAAATTAAATGCAAACGGAACTGCGTTACTCTATGCTTCTCTTCTTGGAACTAAAAGTACGGACTGCGGAAATGGAGTTTCAGTTGATAACTTAGGTAATGTATACGTGGTAGGAACTGGTGGTTTTGCATTGACTAAAATCGCAACAGCACCAGATGTAACAGTTGATCCAGTTGGAGGACTGTTCAACACCACACAAACAGTAACATTAACAGCAATCAATACAACCAACAGCACAGACACCATCTACTACACAACAGACGGCACTGACCCAACCAACAGTATCACAAGAACACAATACAATGGACCAATAACCATCAACACCACAACAACATTACTCTACGCAGCCGCGGATAGTTTAGGTAACTGGAGTCCGGTTTACAACGAAACCTACACCATTGACACAAAAGCACCTACTGTAAGTGCAAACCCAGTTGGAGGACTGTTCAACAGCACACAAACAGTAACCCTCACAGCTGACGATAACACAGCAACAACCTACTACACAACCGACGGCACAGACCCAAAAACAAGCAGTACAAGAACCGTCTACAATGGTCCGATAGCCATTAACGGTACAACCACGTTATTGTTTGCGGCTGTGGATACGGCTGGTAACTGGAGTCCAGTCTACAACGAGACCTATCAGATCAAGTCCGATGTCTATGTGAACATTACACCATCAAATTCCAACCCACAGGTGGGTGACGCCGTAACCTACAAATTCAAATTAGGTAACAACGGACCAGGAATAGCCAAGAACGTAACATTCACATACACAATACCAGAAGGACTCGAATACGAGGGATCAACTGTAGATCAGGGAACCGTGACCTACAACGCAACAACCAGAACACTAACCTGGAACCTAGGCGACGTAGCAGTCGGAGACCCCAACCTATGGCTACAACTCAAAATACTACAAGCAGGCAACTACAACATACAACCAACAGTAACCGTTGCAGGCACAACCTTAGAAAGCAACATCAACTCTCTACAGGTAAACGCAGCCTCACCAACAACCACAGACCCAGAAACAGTAAACGCAGCAACAACCACACAAACAATACCAATGAAAACCACAGGAATGCCAATAGCAGGATTAATATCAGCACTACTCCTCATAGGAAGCGGACTAACCATAAACAGGAAAAAATAA
- a CDS encoding chitobiase/beta-hexosaminidase C-terminal domain-containing protein, which translates to MRRYNKISMLTIFTVILCISVLGTVSATDTANSNTGPTVTANLTSGTYNVTQTVALTMNDSSATTYYTKDSTDPRNSSTRITYTTPLTINTTTTLRYAAEDPAGNWSPLYIQNYIIGNGTIANSTNNYNQLNYTGSQTNTTYWTYTVGSSNTDSVVTVSSNGTIYVGTWNGNSHDGALYAFSPNGTLLWKYTTYGGIKGAPTIGSDETIYVGSYWGVVYAINPDGTLKWKYNATESVIHYITNPIVIGPDGTIYVSISNLVPGFYAFNPDGTVKWTKKASGGITIDSNGIIHCGGSAFNQDGTSSPETSTSETVGSDGTIYTISGVTITATNPNGTTKWTYTVDNSTQWSGISCFNIASDGTIYFGVYNQPWALYALNSNGTLKWSYDNFYGSIYSCLIGSDGTIYISILNGPEVYGVDTPQYSDLYALKPNGTVKWTYHTGGSLSLTITSDGTIYTGGRATGVFYVIKDVPIASFTSNVTTGDSPLSVQFNDTSSNPTSWSWDFGDGTSSNSQTPTHIYTKTGTYKVTLTVTNCYGNDTKISYVTVTDNTPPTVNVSLQGGSYYSPKSVTLKGSETVTIYYTLTGVNPTTNSTKYNGTINLTTSKTLKFFAVDATGNISQIYTQRYNIYKLVSYKYKVSAKWKKVWAKVKWKKVRGKWRYHWVKVWKYKTITKTGTKWIIT; encoded by the coding sequence ATGAGAAGATATAACAAAATATCCATGCTCACGATTTTCACCGTAATACTCTGCATCTCAGTATTGGGAACCGTAAGTGCAACAGACACTGCAAACAGTAACACTGGACCTACCGTTACTGCTAATTTAACCAGTGGAACCTACAACGTCACACAAACCGTGGCTTTAACCATGAATGACAGCAGCGCAACAACCTACTACACAAAAGACAGCACAGATCCCAGAAACAGCAGCACACGAATCACTTACACAACACCCCTCACCATAAACACAACCACCACACTACGATACGCAGCAGAAGACCCAGCAGGTAACTGGAGCCCACTATACATTCAAAATTATATAATTGGGAATGGAACAATTGCGAATAGTACTAACAACTATAATCAATTGAATTACACGGGATCACAGACCAACACCACTTACTGGACATACACAGTTGGAAGCAGTAACACAGATAGTGTAGTTACTGTTAGCTCAAATGGAACAATATACGTTGGAACATGGAATGGTAATAGCCATGACGGTGCTTTATATGCATTTAGTCCTAATGGAACATTATTATGGAAATACACCACCTACGGAGGAATAAAAGGAGCTCCAACCATTGGATCAGATGAAACCATATACGTAGGTAGCTATTGGGGTGTTGTATATGCAATAAACCCTGACGGAACATTAAAATGGAAATATAACGCAACAGAATCTGTTATACATTACATCACAAATCCCATAGTTATAGGACCAGATGGAACAATATATGTCTCTATCAGTAATCTAGTTCCAGGATTCTATGCATTCAACCCCGACGGAACAGTGAAATGGACAAAAAAAGCCTCAGGCGGTATCACAATAGATTCCAATGGAATAATACACTGTGGAGGTTCTGCATTTAACCAAGATGGAACAAGTAGCCCAGAAACCTCAACCTCAGAAACAGTAGGATCAGACGGAACAATATACACCATAAGTGGAGTAACAATAACTGCAACAAACCCCAATGGAACAACAAAATGGACATACACAGTTGACAATAGCACACAATGGTCCGGTATAAGTTGCTTTAACATAGCATCAGATGGAACAATATATTTCGGAGTATACAATCAGCCATGGGCATTATATGCCTTAAACTCAAACGGAACACTCAAATGGAGCTACGACAACTTTTATGGTTCTATATATAGTTGCCTTATTGGTTCAGATGGAACAATATACATATCAATTCTGAATGGACCTGAAGTATATGGGGTGGACACTCCACAGTACTCTGATTTATATGCATTAAAACCCAACGGAACAGTGAAATGGACATACCATACAGGAGGATCACTCAGCTTAACTATTACATCAGATGGGACAATATACACTGGAGGTCGTGCAACTGGGGTATTTTACGTAATTAAAGATGTGCCTATTGCGAGTTTCACATCGAATGTTACTACAGGTGATTCACCGTTAAGTGTGCAGTTTAATGATACTAGTAGCAATCCTACAAGTTGGAGTTGGGATTTTGGAGATGGAACAAGTAGCAATTCACAAACCCCCACTCACATCTACACAAAAACAGGAACCTATAAAGTTACTCTAACTGTAACCAATTGCTACGGTAACGATACAAAGATAAGTTACGTCACAGTTACAGACAACACACCACCAACAGTCAATGTTAGTCTTCAGGGTGGTAGCTACTACAGTCCCAAAAGTGTTACATTAAAAGGAAGTGAAACAGTCACAATCTATTACACACTAACAGGAGTTAATCCCACCACTAACAGCACAAAATACAATGGAACTATCAACTTAACAACATCCAAAACCCTGAAGTTCTTTGCAGTGGATGCAACAGGCAATATATCACAGATCTACACGCAACGTTACAACATCTACAAACTAGTGAGCTACAAATACAAAGTCAGTGCCAAGTGGAAAAAAGTCTGGGCCAAAGTCAAATGGAAAAAAGTCCGAGGCAAATGGAGATACCACTGGGTAAAAGTCTGGAAATACAAAACCATAACTAAAACAGGCACCAAATGGATAATAACCTAG